The following proteins are encoded in a genomic region of Streptococcus cristatus AS 1.3089:
- a CDS encoding DUF3397 domain-containing protein, which translates to MILLKIASVLFIFLTLILSIIAVKVFRLRKFGLNFADLAFPFFAIELYIISDKAFYHSLLPHLLFVLSGLSIAITAYFLRKKRTFYYPKFFKFFWRAGFILTFFMYLAMVIALFL; encoded by the coding sequence ATGATATTATTAAAAATTGCTTCTGTATTATTTATCTTTTTAACACTTATCTTATCGATTATCGCGGTGAAGGTCTTCAGGCTAAGAAAATTTGGCTTGAATTTTGCAGATTTGGCTTTCCCTTTTTTTGCTATAGAGTTGTATATCATTTCAGACAAAGCCTTCTACCATAGTCTTTTACCCCACCTATTATTCGTCTTGTCTGGCCTGTCTATCGCTATCACAGCCTATTTTCTCAGGAAAAAACGGACTTTCTACTATCCCAAGTTCTTTAAATTCTTCTGGCGAGCTGGTTTTATCTTAACCTTCTTTATGTACCTAGCCATGGTCATCGCCCTCTTTTTATAA
- a CDS encoding VOC family protein — protein MKLDSIHHIAIIGHDYAKTKTFYVDKLGFDMLDERHRPDKQDILFNVRKGNLTLEIFIKEEAPKRPALPAPEHTGLRHLAFRVTDVEETLAEFDRLEIPHTELRYDDFDGRKMAFFFDPDGLPLEIHE, from the coding sequence ATGAAACTAGATAGCATTCACCATATTGCGATTATTGGCCATGATTATGCCAAAACTAAGACCTTTTATGTGGACAAGTTGGGCTTTGACATGCTGGATGAGCGCCATCGACCCGACAAGCAGGACATTCTCTTTAATGTCCGCAAGGGAAATCTGACGCTGGAAATTTTCATCAAGGAAGAGGCTCCCAAGCGGCCAGCCTTGCCAGCTCCAGAGCATACTGGATTGCGGCATCTGGCTTTCCGAGTGACAGATGTCGAAGAAACGCTAGCGGAATTTGACCGTTTGGAGATTCCTCATACCGAGCTGCGCTATGACGACTTTGATGGCCGTAAGATGGCTTTCTTCTTTGATCCCGATGGCCTGCCTCTAGAGATTCATGAATAA
- a CDS encoding DNA translocase FtsK, with the protein MANKKNTKNGRTTRRPTKAELERQKAIRRMIVTFVLAIALLFAALKLGAFGVTIYNLIRVLVGSLAYVAILAALFYLFFFKWLHKHEGKISGFISFFLGLSLIFQAYFVHVLHLKGQVLSTTLTRVLTDLMAFKVTSFAGGGLIGAALYAPISFLFSNIGSYFIGLLLILLGGLLMSPWSLYDLAEKFSVAFQNWREKEEEKRHLRFLEQEEKAAQAAMQAIEVEQAGAEVDPETGEILDAEDLSYSPMDFDEADYAEEGNYNPHEPLDFGHEEEIEEAEADVEVDFTTKESLDYKLPTINLFAPDKPKNQSKEKRIVRENIKILEETFASFGIKVTVERAEIGPSVTKYEVKPAVGVRVNRISNLADDLALALAAKDVRIEAPIPGKSLVGIEVPNSEIATVTFRELWEQSKTDASKLLEIPLGKAVNGSVRSFDLAKMPHLLVAGSTGSGKSVAVNGIIASILMKARPDEVKFMMVDPKMVELSVYNDIPHLLIPVVTNPRKASRALQKVVDEMENRYELFSKVGARNIAGYNAKVAEYNAQSEYKQVPLPLIVVIVDELADLMMVASKEVEDAIIRLGQKARAAGIHMILATQRPSVDVISGLIKANVPSRIAFAVSSGTDSRTILDENGAEKLLGRGDMLFKPIDENHPVRLQGSFISDEDVERIVAFVKNQAEADYDDSFDPGEVSENDIESGGGDDEGDPLFEEAKALVIETQKASASMIQRRLSVGFNRATRLMEELEAAGVIGPAEGTKPRKVLQTS; encoded by the coding sequence ATGGCAAATAAGAAAAATACAAAAAATGGTCGGACTACAAGACGGCCGACAAAAGCGGAATTAGAAAGACAGAAAGCGATTCGACGGATGATAGTCACCTTTGTTTTGGCTATTGCTTTGTTGTTTGCTGCTTTGAAGCTGGGCGCTTTTGGCGTCACCATTTATAATTTAATTCGAGTTCTGGTAGGGAGTCTGGCTTATGTGGCGATTCTAGCGGCCTTGTTTTATCTCTTTTTCTTTAAGTGGCTGCACAAACATGAGGGGAAGATTTCAGGCTTTATCAGCTTTTTCTTAGGACTAAGCTTAATCTTTCAAGCCTATTTTGTTCATGTTTTGCATTTGAAAGGGCAGGTTTTATCCACAACGCTTACGCGAGTCCTAACAGATTTGATGGCCTTTAAAGTGACCTCATTTGCTGGTGGGGGGCTGATTGGGGCGGCTCTTTATGCTCCGATTTCTTTTCTCTTTTCAAATATCGGTTCTTATTTTATCGGGCTGCTCCTGATTTTGCTAGGGGGTCTGCTCATGAGTCCATGGTCGCTTTATGATCTTGCTGAGAAATTTAGCGTGGCTTTCCAAAATTGGAGGGAAAAAGAGGAAGAAAAGCGTCATCTCCGTTTTCTTGAGCAGGAGGAGAAAGCTGCACAGGCAGCTATGCAAGCCATTGAGGTAGAGCAGGCAGGAGCTGAAGTGGATCCTGAAACGGGAGAGATTCTAGATGCCGAGGATTTGTCCTATTCGCCTATGGACTTTGACGAGGCGGACTATGCTGAAGAGGGAAACTATAATCCTCATGAACCGCTAGATTTTGGCCACGAAGAGGAAATAGAAGAAGCAGAGGCGGACGTAGAGGTAGATTTTACGACCAAAGAAAGTCTGGACTATAAGCTGCCGACCATCAATCTCTTTGCGCCTGATAAGCCTAAAAATCAGTCCAAAGAAAAGCGAATTGTCCGAGAAAACATCAAGATTTTGGAAGAAACATTTGCTAGCTTTGGGATTAAGGTTACTGTCGAGCGAGCTGAAATCGGGCCCTCTGTCACCAAGTACGAGGTTAAACCCGCTGTCGGCGTTCGGGTCAATCGGATCTCCAATCTGGCGGATGACTTGGCTCTAGCCTTGGCTGCCAAGGATGTGCGGATTGAAGCGCCGATTCCTGGGAAATCTCTTGTCGGGATTGAAGTACCCAACTCTGAAATTGCGACCGTGACCTTCCGAGAACTTTGGGAGCAGTCTAAGACCGATGCTAGTAAACTCCTAGAAATCCCACTCGGTAAAGCCGTTAACGGATCTGTCCGTTCCTTTGACTTGGCTAAGATGCCCCACCTCTTGGTGGCTGGCTCTACTGGCTCTGGTAAATCTGTGGCTGTCAACGGCATTATTGCCAGCATTCTCATGAAGGCCAGACCTGATGAAGTCAAGTTTATGATGGTGGACCCTAAGATGGTGGAGCTATCTGTTTATAACGACATTCCCCACTTGCTCATCCCTGTCGTGACCAATCCTCGCAAGGCCAGCCGCGCCCTGCAGAAGGTCGTAGACGAGATGGAAAACCGCTATGAACTCTTCTCTAAGGTTGGTGCTCGTAATATTGCTGGCTACAATGCTAAAGTAGCCGAGTACAATGCTCAGTCAGAATACAAGCAGGTTCCCCTACCTTTAATCGTCGTCATCGTGGACGAGCTGGCAGACCTTATGATGGTGGCCAGCAAGGAAGTGGAAGACGCTATTATTCGTTTGGGACAAAAAGCGCGTGCGGCTGGGATTCACATGATTCTGGCTACCCAGCGGCCATCTGTAGATGTTATCTCGGGCTTGATCAAGGCCAATGTGCCGTCTCGGATTGCCTTTGCTGTGTCCAGCGGGACAGACAGTCGGACCATTCTGGATGAAAATGGAGCAGAAAAGCTCTTGGGTAGAGGAGACATGCTCTTTAAGCCGATTGATGAAAACCATCCAGTTCGTTTGCAGGGCTCCTTTATCTCAGATGAGGACGTGGAGCGTATCGTAGCCTTTGTCAAGAACCAAGCTGAAGCTGACTATGACGATAGCTTTGATCCTGGCGAAGTTTCTGAAAACGATATTGAGTCTGGCGGAGGCGACGATGAAGGCGATCCCCTCTTTGAGGAAGCTAAGGCCTTGGTCATTGAGACTCAGAAAGCCAGCGCGTCTATGATCCAGCGGCGACTCTCGGTCGGCTTTAATCGGGCTACTCGTCTCATGGAAGAACTGGAAGCAGCTGGCGTTATCGGACCAGCCGAGGGAACCAAGCCGAGAAAAGTTTTGCAGACAAGTTAA
- a CDS encoding PspC domain-containing protein, with protein MARRLTRSADDKIIAGVCSGLARYFNIDPVIIRVFWGVSFFAYGIGLLPYLIFWLILPEE; from the coding sequence ATGGCAAGACGTTTAACAAGAAGTGCTGATGATAAAATCATTGCGGGAGTTTGCTCCGGCCTAGCTCGGTATTTTAATATAGATCCGGTTATCATTCGTGTCTTCTGGGGAGTCTCCTTTTTCGCTTATGGGATTGGACTTCTTCCCTACCTCATTTTCTGGTTGATTTTGCCAGAAGAATAA
- a CDS encoding NUDIX hydrolase, translated as MRAGVIIYNPFLDKILLIHRWKDGQEYFVIPGGTIEPGEKPLEAALREMKEEVDLSFSADQLCTAFSLNNQGKEEYYFYAELCTVETPLIQGEEAQRSSPQNIYQPKWLSLQDIYSHNLRPESLKSLLLEFLTQESLKN; from the coding sequence ATGCGAGCAGGTGTGATTATTTACAATCCTTTCTTGGACAAGATTTTGCTGATTCACCGCTGGAAGGACGGACAAGAGTATTTCGTGATTCCCGGTGGAACTATCGAGCCTGGAGAAAAGCCTTTAGAGGCTGCCTTACGGGAAATGAAAGAAGAAGTCGATCTTAGCTTTTCTGCCGACCAGCTATGCACAGCTTTTTCCCTTAATAATCAGGGCAAAGAGGAGTATTATTTTTACGCTGAACTATGTACGGTCGAGACTCCACTCATACAAGGCGAGGAAGCCCAGCGCAGTAGTCCCCAAAATATTTACCAGCCCAAATGGCTCAGCTTGCAGGATATTTACAGCCACAATCTGCGCCCAGAAAGCCTCAAATCCCTGCTCTTGGAATTTCTGACGCAAGAAAGTTTGAAAAACTAA
- a CDS encoding peptidylprolyl isomerase, translated as MKKSFFLVLLSALALAGCSAKEDSTTKSSSTPTQSSTTNATDTSSEAAEIQKLREQYKDAMTNENANFPQLSTEVAEDEAEVKIITTQGDIRLKLFPKYAPLAVENFLTHAKEGYYDGVIFHRVINDFMIQTGDPKGNGTGGESIWKGKNKSIDSGNGFKNEYSPYLYNLRGALAMANAGKDTNGSQFFINQSKKDLSKQLPTDTFPAKIIEAYKNGGNPSLDGGYTVFGQVIEGMDVVDKIAATETGDKDKPKTDIKIEKIEIIKE; from the coding sequence ATGAAAAAATCATTCTTTTTAGTTCTTTTATCCGCACTTGCTCTGGCAGGCTGCTCCGCTAAAGAAGATTCTACTACCAAGTCATCTAGCACTCCTACGCAGTCTTCTACTACCAACGCTACCGATACCAGCTCTGAGGCAGCTGAAATTCAGAAGCTCCGTGAGCAATACAAGGATGCCATGACAAACGAGAATGCCAACTTCCCACAGCTATCTACAGAAGTTGCCGAAGACGAGGCTGAAGTCAAAATTATTACAACCCAAGGAGATATTCGTCTCAAACTATTTCCCAAATACGCTCCTTTAGCGGTCGAAAATTTTCTGACACATGCCAAGGAAGGCTATTATGATGGGGTGATTTTCCACCGCGTTATCAACGATTTCATGATTCAGACAGGCGATCCTAAAGGAAATGGCACGGGCGGCGAATCCATCTGGAAAGGCAAAAATAAGTCTATCGACTCAGGAAATGGCTTCAAGAATGAATATTCCCCTTACCTCTACAACTTGCGCGGTGCATTGGCCATGGCCAATGCTGGAAAAGACACCAACGGTAGTCAATTTTTCATCAACCAAAGCAAGAAAGACTTATCTAAACAATTACCGACCGACACCTTCCCAGCTAAAATCATTGAAGCTTACAAAAACGGCGGAAACCCAAGTCTTGACGGCGGCTATACTGTCTTTGGTCAAGTCATTGAAGGCATGGACGTAGTAGATAAAATCGCTGCCACAGAAACTGGCGATAAAGATAAACCCAAAACAGATATTAAAATCGAAAAGATTGAAATTATAAAAGAATAG
- the ldcB gene encoding LD-carboxypeptidase LdcB/DacB: protein MKYNKLIFLAMAVLVLSACSAAKDKTESSTNKQASSSKVSVEKKEAEKDRSSSQDTRSESDSAESKKEQKQDVTVDKNVSYNGSYYSVQGKYDEIVIANKHYPLSADYNPGEDPTAKAELLKLIADMQSKGYPISNQYSGFRSYQTQVGLYQSYVNRDGQAAADRYSARPGYSEHQTGLAFDLIDSSGNLVEEAGASQWLLDNAYKYGFVVRYPVGKEASTGYVPESWHLRYVGKEAKEISESGLTLEEYYHFTGGNYVQ, encoded by the coding sequence ATGAAATATAATAAACTTATTTTTCTAGCAATGGCAGTCTTGGTTTTAAGTGCTTGCTCAGCAGCCAAAGACAAGACTGAAAGTAGTACAAACAAGCAGGCAAGTAGCTCAAAGGTATCTGTTGAAAAAAAGGAGGCTGAAAAAGACCGGTCATCTAGCCAAGATACAAGGAGTGAATCGGATAGTGCGGAGTCTAAGAAGGAGCAAAAGCAGGACGTAACTGTCGATAAAAATGTTTCTTACAACGGAAGCTATTATAGCGTTCAAGGGAAATATGACGAAATAGTCATCGCCAATAAACACTATCCATTATCAGCTGATTACAATCCAGGTGAGGATCCGACTGCTAAAGCAGAACTACTTAAGTTAATCGCAGATATGCAGTCCAAAGGTTATCCTATCAGCAACCAATATAGCGGCTTTCGTAGCTATCAAACTCAGGTCGGCCTTTATCAAAGTTATGTGAATCGAGATGGACAAGCTGCGGCTGATCGTTATTCGGCAAGACCGGGCTACAGCGAGCACCAAACTGGTTTAGCGTTTGATCTGATTGATAGTAGCGGCAATCTGGTTGAAGAAGCTGGAGCTAGTCAGTGGCTCTTGGACAATGCCTATAAATATGGTTTTGTAGTACGCTATCCTGTTGGCAAGGAGGCTTCTACTGGCTATGTGCCTGAAAGTTGGCATCTACGCTATGTAGGAAAAGAGGCCAAGGAAATTTCCGAATCTGGTCTCACACTGGAAGAGTATTATCATTTTACAGGTGGTAATTATGTCCAGTAA
- a CDS encoding TcaA second domain-containing protein: MTTKEKWVELFEQVIGRKPTADEFLEGKRSDFDPRKIISIAAPAGQGNDGAAEEKQSSVTQEQNLEQEEPALEFYKEESVVHSPKEEKQEISESDQYQEQRENWLQAFEMNIGRKPTKEEFLEARNQGFINLPVRSELLDSELPQKAIKKAEKRMSKKKAMLIAFPLILLSVLVVTFLYMSSVTGVKVVTDDFAKAVTKKDYDGIANLLSTNSDKWTRADARALVEHLESQEINIETELDNIAKSKGKSAYIDDNQNKLLGVTEKSKKFGIFQEYQIVAYPVEVKVNTNLDNASIKAGDKKSLPLSKNAETNIGKYHFIKQEFTLKGKTEVGEIESKIQLDLATAKNNEIKLDLKSEKKRLKITMPAEASNATDLKIVVNGKEIGSSLETDIQVVPHQELEVYAKFVVAGSTFVTNKESIVVKGDTLDLVLSLPKEVTDKIKEKDEETKKLEANKAKITNFLSEYRTAVFRSVSNRSNYYAQYYDTSSPAYKEMVEWTTGGGVKKAKIDYYDPGALDIREVREENGSYIVTTYEDYTVHYIDSTPNSVNRKNKTYYLKPTGNSFAIYNIEVSES; the protein is encoded by the coding sequence ATGACAACGAAAGAAAAGTGGGTTGAGCTTTTTGAGCAGGTTATTGGTAGGAAGCCAACCGCAGATGAATTTTTAGAAGGAAAACGTTCTGATTTTGATCCCAGAAAGATTATTTCTATTGCAGCTCCAGCAGGACAAGGTAACGATGGGGCAGCTGAAGAGAAGCAAAGCTCGGTGACTCAGGAACAAAATTTGGAGCAAGAGGAGCCAGCCCTAGAGTTTTACAAAGAAGAATCTGTTGTGCATTCTCCTAAAGAAGAAAAGCAAGAGATTTCAGAATCGGATCAATACCAAGAGCAACGGGAAAATTGGCTGCAAGCTTTCGAGATGAATATTGGTAGAAAGCCGACTAAAGAGGAATTTTTAGAAGCACGAAATCAAGGTTTTATTAATTTGCCTGTTCGCTCTGAATTATTGGATTCGGAATTGCCACAGAAAGCAATAAAAAAAGCAGAAAAAAGAATGTCGAAGAAGAAAGCCATGCTGATTGCTTTTCCTCTTATTTTGCTTTCTGTTTTGGTGGTAACCTTTTTATATATGAGCTCCGTGACAGGTGTTAAAGTAGTGACGGATGATTTCGCAAAAGCAGTTACGAAAAAGGATTATGATGGAATTGCAAACCTTCTCTCTACGAATTCAGATAAGTGGACACGCGCAGATGCGAGGGCTTTAGTCGAACACTTAGAAAGTCAAGAAATCAATATTGAGACTGAGCTGGACAACATTGCTAAGTCGAAGGGAAAATCAGCCTATATTGATGACAATCAGAATAAACTTTTAGGTGTGACTGAAAAAAGCAAAAAATTTGGGATTTTTCAGGAATATCAAATAGTGGCCTATCCTGTAGAGGTGAAGGTTAACACGAACTTAGACAATGCGAGCATCAAAGCAGGAGATAAGAAAAGCCTTCCTTTGAGTAAGAATGCTGAAACGAATATTGGCAAATATCATTTTATCAAGCAGGAATTCACCCTTAAAGGTAAGACGGAAGTTGGGGAAATTGAGAGTAAGATACAGCTTGATTTAGCAACTGCTAAGAATAATGAAATTAAATTGGATCTTAAGTCTGAAAAGAAACGATTGAAGATTACTATGCCAGCAGAAGCTTCAAATGCAACGGACCTTAAAATTGTTGTAAATGGCAAGGAAATTGGTAGTAGTTTGGAAACAGATATTCAAGTTGTACCACATCAAGAACTGGAAGTTTATGCTAAGTTTGTTGTTGCTGGTAGCACTTTTGTAACCAACAAGGAAAGTATTGTTGTCAAAGGAGACACGCTTGATCTTGTATTATCTTTACCAAAAGAAGTGACAGATAAGATCAAAGAAAAGGATGAAGAAACTAAAAAGCTAGAAGCTAACAAGGCAAAAATCACTAATTTTCTTAGCGAATATCGCACGGCTGTTTTCAGATCGGTCTCTAATCGTTCTAATTATTATGCTCAATATTATGATACTTCTAGTCCAGCATACAAAGAGATGGTTGAGTGGACTACAGGTGGCGGTGTCAAGAAGGCGAAAATTGATTATTACGATCCAGGAGCTTTGGATATCCGTGAAGTGAGAGAGGAGAACGGCTCCTATATTGTGACGACTTATGAAGACTATACAGTTCACTATATTGATAGTACTCCAAATAGTGTCAATCGAAAAAATAAAACTTACTATTTGAAGCCGACCGGAAATTCCTTTGCAATCTATAATATTGAAGTTTCAGAAAGTTAG
- a CDS encoding proline-rich domain-containing protein produces the protein MLKQDWLEYFEAVNGRSATDAEIAQAFLAGEFVEPEVASAHQVGNGAASTMAGTAQAQGVASNGEYYAQQQNIFQEQNVQAPFAQPTGQQYQELPQQQQNLNQFANQAQSFAQQGYPYQQPNGGQPNQFIAQPQSSGPQGFNQQAYQNNPQGQFNVQNFQQGPQAYYSQQQPAQPSEFSKTMKGFWAWLVSAWKSPTSEVESSKLNGYLSLGLTVFFAAIVVNYNFYNIISSVSFGFYSGPTFDFRLFLVSLIAAALVLFSIILGGFAVKRMVYKDGSFSFNKAFDWYGRLYAIVLPFVALSALFSLLGIMSVSLFLAWIGLVLIGVGATFALIYSKSSTSMDPFYKYLLAIIVNGVITFIFTFIAFSLLMSLMMM, from the coding sequence ATGTTAAAGCAAGATTGGCTCGAATATTTTGAAGCTGTGAATGGACGTTCAGCGACGGATGCAGAAATTGCTCAAGCTTTCCTAGCTGGTGAGTTTGTGGAACCTGAGGTGGCAAGTGCACATCAAGTTGGAAATGGAGCTGCTTCAACCATGGCAGGAACTGCACAAGCACAAGGAGTGGCTTCGAACGGAGAATACTATGCACAGCAGCAAAATATTTTTCAGGAACAGAATGTACAAGCCCCGTTCGCTCAGCCAACTGGGCAGCAATATCAAGAGCTTCCTCAGCAACAGCAAAACCTAAATCAATTTGCTAATCAAGCACAATCATTTGCTCAACAGGGATATCCTTATCAACAGCCAAATGGTGGGCAACCTAACCAGTTTATTGCTCAGCCTCAATCTTCTGGTCCGCAAGGCTTCAATCAGCAAGCTTATCAAAATAATCCGCAAGGCCAGTTCAATGTGCAGAATTTCCAGCAAGGTCCACAGGCCTACTATAGTCAGCAACAGCCGGCGCAACCAAGTGAATTTTCTAAAACAATGAAAGGTTTCTGGGCTTGGCTTGTTTCTGCTTGGAAGTCGCCAACTTCAGAAGTTGAAAGTAGCAAATTAAATGGCTATCTTTCTCTAGGATTGACTGTTTTCTTTGCAGCTATTGTGGTGAATTATAATTTTTATAATATTATTTCTTCGGTCAGTTTTGGCTTTTACAGTGGTCCGACTTTTGATTTTAGACTTTTCTTGGTCTCACTGATAGCGGCAGCCCTCGTTCTTTTCTCCATTATTTTAGGAGGCTTTGCTGTAAAACGCATGGTCTATAAGGATGGAAGCTTTAGCTTTAATAAGGCATTTGACTGGTATGGTCGACTCTATGCGATTGTCTTACCTTTTGTAGCTCTTTCTGCTTTATTTAGTTTATTAGGAATTATGTCTGTATCCCTCTTCCTAGCATGGATCGGCTTGGTCTTAATTGGAGTCGGAGCAACCTTTGCTTTGATTTATTCAAAATCTAGCACGTCAATGGATCCTTTTTATAAATATTTACTGGCAATTATTGTCAATGGTGTGATTACATTTATCTTTACTTTCATCGCTTTCTCATTGTTGATGAGTCTTATGATGATGTAA
- the nth gene encoding endonuclease III translates to MVLSKKRARHVIEEIIALFPDAKPSLDFRNHFELLVAVMLSAQTTDAAVNKATPSLFSAYPTPEAMAAASEADIAKHISRLGLYRNKAKFLKKCAQQLLEQFEGQVPQTRTELESLAGVGRKTANVVMSVGFGIPAFAVDTHVERICKHHNIVKKSATPLEVEKRVMDVLPPERWLAAHQAMIYFGRAICHPKNPECDHYPQLYNFDHI, encoded by the coding sequence ATGGTTTTATCAAAAAAGCGAGCACGTCATGTCATTGAGGAAATTATTGCCCTATTTCCTGACGCTAAACCGAGTCTAGATTTTAGAAATCACTTTGAGCTCCTCGTGGCAGTCATGTTATCGGCTCAGACGACAGATGCTGCAGTCAATAAGGCTACTCCAAGCCTATTTTCAGCGTATCCAACTCCAGAAGCTATGGCAGCAGCATCCGAGGCAGATATCGCCAAGCACATTTCTCGCTTGGGACTTTATCGAAATAAAGCTAAGTTTCTGAAAAAATGTGCACAGCAACTCTTAGAGCAATTTGAGGGACAAGTGCCACAGACTCGTACGGAACTAGAAAGTCTGGCAGGTGTGGGGCGCAAAACAGCTAATGTGGTTATGAGTGTAGGTTTTGGCATTCCAGCATTTGCAGTTGATACCCATGTCGAACGCATTTGCAAACATCACAATATTGTCAAGAAGTCAGCTACCCCTTTAGAAGTTGAAAAACGTGTCATGGACGTCCTTCCGCCTGAACGTTGGCTAGCTGCCCATCAGGCTATGATCTATTTCGGTCGAGCTATTTGTCATCCAAAAAATCCAGAGTGTGATCACTATCCTCAGCTGTACAATTTCGATCATATTTAA
- the greA gene encoding transcription elongation factor GreA, with protein MAEKTYPMTLVEKEKLEQELEELKLVRRPEVVERIKIARSYGDLSENSEYEAAKDEQAFVEGQISSLETKIRYAVIVDSDSVAKDEVAIGKTVTIQEVGETEEEVYIIVGSAGADAFAGKVSNESPIGQALIGKKTGDTATVETPVGSYDVKILKVEKTV; from the coding sequence ATGGCTGAAAAAACCTACCCTATGACCCTTGTAGAAAAGGAAAAATTAGAACAAGAATTAGAAGAATTGAAATTGGTAAGACGTCCAGAAGTAGTGGAACGCATTAAAATTGCTCGCTCTTACGGAGACCTGTCAGAAAACAGTGAATATGAAGCAGCAAAGGACGAGCAGGCTTTTGTTGAAGGCCAAATTTCAAGCCTAGAGACGAAAATCCGCTATGCTGTAATTGTTGACAGTGATTCGGTTGCTAAAGATGAAGTCGCCATCGGTAAAACTGTTACTATTCAAGAAGTCGGTGAGACTGAAGAAGAAGTTTATATCATCGTTGGTTCAGCTGGCGCTGATGCCTTTGCTGGAAAAGTTTCAAATGAAAGTCCAATTGGTCAAGCATTGATTGGTAAGAAAACAGGTGATACTGCAACGGTTGAAACACCAGTTGGTAGCTATGATGTCAAAATCCTAAAGGTTGAAAAGACAGTCTAA